The Helicobacter sp. MIT 05-5293 nucleotide sequence TATCTTGAGGGATAGGATTCCAAATACCATGCCATTGATTCTTTTCGCGTTGAATGCAGAGCATTTGTGTGGGCGTGATGACTTCACACTTGAAACTATCGAAAAGTTCATTGCTCACGAAAATAAGACTGCTTTGCTTTATAGAAGGGTCATCAAGAAGCATATCAAGATGATTGTGAATCTTAAAGGTAGTCTTTTGGGAGAGTTTGAGTGCGTTGAAATGGGAGTGTTGGGCTTCTTGGAGTGTTAAAAAGGGTTCGATAGTGCAGAATTGACATTGAGGCAAAACATTAAGACTTAGAGCGTCTAAAAATTGCACAATATCAGAGAGCAAGTAGCCCTTATCTGCACCAATTTCAACGATTGTAAGTGGTAAGGTGAGATGAGAATCTTCTAGTAAGCTTAAAATGTATTGCGCAATCGCACCGCCAAAAAATCGGCTGACACTTACCGAAGTATAAAAATCCCCCTGTTTTCCGACACGATGAGGATTTGCATAGTAGCCTTTTTGTCTCTCTTGAGATGATGAAAGAATATGAGATTCTCGTTCTTTGTTTGTATGCCCATAGAGACTTTCTTGCATAAATTCGCCAAAGCTTATGATACCCATAAATCTCCTTTGGGAAAGCAAATCGCAAGATTGCGATTTTATGCTTGGATAGTGTTGAGAGCGTTATGAAGACGCGAAAAGCCCTCTTTGATTTCTTCTTGACTAATTGTAAGAGCAGGAAGAAGGCGCACGACACCTTTGCCGGATTTAAGCACAAGCACACGATGTTTGAGCGCAGCGGTAATAATATCTTTTTGGAGTGTTTCATTTTTCGCGCTTAGCCCACACATTAAGCCTATGCCAACTTTATGATTGAACAAATGAGGGAATGTTTGCAGGAGATTATCAAGCTCTTGATGAAAAGATTCTATAGTGTGAGTGAGTGCGCCGCTTTCGTGGATTTCTCGGAGAATCTCTAGCGTCTCTATACCTGCAGCTGCGGAGAGGAAATTCCCCCCAAAGGTGCTCCCGTGATCACCCGCTTGAAAAATATCCGTGAGTGTTGTAATGACTGCTCCAATAGGCACACCACCGGCTAAACCTTTGGCAGTGCTGATAATGTCGGGATTAATACCATAAAGTTTTGATGCGAAAATCTCACCACTGCGATAAATGCCGCTTTGCACTTCATCAACCATCAGTAGAATATTGCGAGCTTTGAGTTCGGAAGCGAGTTTTTGTATTTTTTTCTTGTCCATAGGAGATATGCCACCTTCTCCTTGAATCAACTCAATCAAAACGCCACAAGTTTGAGAATCGACACAATGGATTATATCATCAATATCTTTTGCACGCACGAATCCATCGGGATAAGGACCAAAATGTTGGTGCATTTTGTCTTGCCCGGTGGCTTTCAATGAGGCGATAGTCCGACCATGAAAGCTTGATTCTAAAGTAATGATTTTGTATCGCCCTTCTTTTTCGCCAAATAAGCGAGCAATTTTTATCGCACATTCATTTGCTTCTGCTCCAGAATTGCAGAAAAATGCCCGCATAGGATCGGTAAAATCTGAATCTTGTCGATAGAGTTCGATGAGCTTTTGGGCGAGCCGCGCTTGAGGTTCAATATAGTAGAGATTGGAGGTGTGCAAAAGATTCTGTGCTTGGTCGGCAATCACCTTTGCTAGACGAGGATTGGCATGTCCTACACTACATACGGCGATGCCCGCACCAAAATCAATATAATCTTGCCCTTGTGTGTCATAAAGGGTAGCATTTTGACCGCGTATGAATGCTACCTTAGAGCGTGCATAAGTGTGAAGCACATAAGTATCGTCAAGTGCTTCGATAGTTTGTAGATTGGGATTCATCACAAAGCCTCCTTAAATTATGAAAATGCGACAATGATTCTTAAATATGTGAATAATTGTCCTATCCTTATTAAAAGTTTTGGAAGCAATCTTAGTCAAAAAAGCTTTAAAGGTTATTGAAGATTTTTTTGACAAATCTTAACAAACTCTTGATAATACTTCCACGATTCTACAATATCAGGGCGTTTATTTTGCACATCTTCGAGTGATTTTGCAAGATTTTCTTTTATCTCTTTGCGCAAATTTTTATGCTCATCTTTTTTGAGGTATTCTAAAATGTCTTGAGGTGTTATGAGTGCTGCCTTGATACGCGCTAGTTCATTGTGATAAGCAGCAATATATCCAGCCAAAAATTCCTTAATGCGTGTCAATAGTTTAGCATTTGCCTTTAAGGTAGATAATTCTTCATTTTTTATCAGAATCCTAATCTCGCGGTATGATAATGGCGTCTCAAAGGTGAAGTCCGTGATGTCTTGATAAGATTCTCTTTGTTCTTGTGTAATGCGCTGCTTCAAGGTCAAAACAATCTCAATTCCACCCTTTAAACTTAGGCTTGTTAAATCTTCTGTGGTTTTCTCAATATCATTAGGGTGGGCATATAAAACCACAGGAAAGTGCATAAATTCTCCCGTATTGTTGTTGATTCTACCCTCAAAGATATATTTATCTTCAAGTTTGGGCGGAGTAAAGCCAAACTGATTGGCAAGCCTTATCCAAGTATCAAATGCCTTGTCTTTGGAAATCTCACTCATATCTATGTATTCTATGTGAGTAAGATTCTTAAGATATTCTAGTCGTTTGTAAAATGATATGCTTTGATTTTGCCAACCTGCGTGGGAATAAATATATAATGAGCTAATGAGTGGCACTTTAGAGCTAAATAATGATGACGGATTCTCTGTATGGCAAGCCGCATAAGAAAGCGTAGGAAAAAGATCTTTATAATGGCAGGTGAGATTAAAGCGTTTAGTAAGTGGTGTGCAATCCCAGCTATCAAGATGATTAAGAAAATGTTTAAAAGTTTCTATCGGATCTCTGACATTACAAATTGCGGGGACTTTTTTATCAATCAATGCACAAAACTTTGCGTGGCTTGGTGTGAAATATTCATGCACACTGATAAGATTGTAGGCATTAGGATTTGTTAAAAGAGCATGATAACAAGGGATATAGTGCGTCTTTTTATCATCTTGCGTAGTCCATTCTTGATTAACATTGTTGATTTTGCAGAGTTCCATAAACTTACGATAGGCATTATGTCCGTTCCCATCAAGTTTAAGCCATATTAAATCATAATATGGTGGCAAAGGCAAATTCATCTCCCAAGCTAATTCTGCAGGAATATTTAAATAATCTATGTTCTTAGGATTTAGTAATGGCGGATAAGGGTGATTTGTGTCTAAATATTGCTCTTTACATTCTTTAGATTCTAGCCATTGTAAAATATCTTGTTTCAATATAAATGCTAAGCTTTTGGAATGAGTGATTAGAATCTTGTATTTTCTTAAAGTGCGGTAGATTCTCCATTTTTCTTTGAAACTCTTAGGATTTTGTGAATGCAAAATCAAATAAGGCATTTGTAAAGATTGATAAAAAACTTGGCTTGCAATCTTTTTCTTTATCTTTCTTGCTTTATAAGCTATGGCAAACTTTAAACCAAATCTTTTATGAATCTGACTTCCTTTACTCATTGGGAATCCTTTGAGATAAAGAAACAAGCGAGATGACATCAGAAAATAGTAAAAGGATTGACAAACAAAACACAAAAAAGAGAAAGAAAAAAAAGAAAAGTGTGAGAAGACAGAGAGGATTAGCTAAAGTTTGTGATGCCCCCCCCCCATTAATGACTTTATATGTGCAAATCATGACATTATCCTTTCAAGGCAAAAATAAAAAGCAATAGTAGCGAAAAAGGCTTAAGGGCGAGATAAGATTCTCCACCAATTCTTTGGAGGGTTTCAATCAGGAAAATTTTAAGAAAAACTACCATTCATTTTGTTTGAGAAGTGCAAATTTTGGAGTGATTTTTGCTAGAAGATTTGTCATTGTTGAATCTAAAAATAATCAAAATAATATCGTGAGGTTGGTATGCAGCTACAATCTAACTATGCTTTAATGCACGGAAATAATCATTACGCGCGCATCAATTCTAAAGATGAAAAATCCACCGCTTTACAAGACAATGAGAGTTTGGAAAGAGCGCAAAAGTCAAAGAGCCAAGATACAATCACAGAATCCACCCCCGAATCAACGCAGACAGACATTCAAGCAAATGCGACTAGTGGGAGCAAAGAGATAGATGCTTACTTTGCACAGATAGAGGAAAAAGAAGAGCATGATCAATCGCAACAAGAACACAAAAATCGTATTACTTATGGGCTTAAAGTGCTGGAATTAATGAGTGATGAGGAATATAGGGCTTTTTTGTGGGCGACAGAGGGTATGAATGATTCTGAAAAGTTATTAATGGCGCAAAGTCTTTATCGTTTTACAGATTTTTATCAGGGTAAAGCGCAACAAGATACTCCTGTTGATTTGCAAATGCGTTATGCTTATCGGGCATTTGGCATAGAGAATACAATGATTGAAGACTTTATTGAACGCTACAAGAATGCTTACGCAAAAAATGTGATGCTTAATCTTGATTTTACTCCCATTCAAACTTAAAACTTGACTTTTAAACACTTTTTTCTTACAATTACCGCTTTTATCTTTCATTACAAAACAAACTAATGTCAGGGTAGCTCAGCTGGTTAGAGCGCTGGTCTCATAAGCCGGAGGTCGGGAGTTCAAGTCTCCCCCTTGACACCATCACTTGACAATCTCAAATAATCTACAATTTTTTAGAATCCCCGAATCTTCCGCAATCTGCTTTAGATTCTAAAACACAAGAGATTTTGCGTAAGTTACCAAAATACCCTTAAGATTGATTACAGAATCAAAATATCACAGCGTTAAGATTTTGTCATATTTTTTGTTTATAATGAAATTCTACTTAAAATTAAAAAGGAGACAATGATGAGAAAAATAATTGCCGGAATGGTGATTTTTGGTGCAATTGCAAGTGCTGCGACAATTGACACTTCTAAAGCAGTAGTGAAATGGACAGCTTATAAAACCCCTGCAAAAGTTGCGGTAACAGGGACTTTTGATGATGTAGTGTTTAAGTTTGGCACACCTAATAAAATCAGAAGTTTGGAATCTCAACTCAATAATGCTACAGCTACAATGGATATTTTAAAAGTAAATCTCAATGATGAAGGGAAAAACGAAACTGTTAAAGCAAACTTTTTTGAACATTTTGCAAAAAAAGATCCTATCAAAGTAACTTTTAAAGATGTGATTGAAGGCAAGGATAAAGGAACAATTCTCGCAAGTGTCAAAATGAATGGCAAAACAAATAAAGTGCCTATGTCTTATACAATCACTAAAGGTTTGCTTGTCGCTCAAGGTGTGATTGATATGGGTGAGTTTGGTTTAGAAAAAGCACGAGCGTCATTGCAAGATGCGGTTTTAGATCTCCACGAAGGTATCACTTGGTCGCAAGTAGGCATTGCGCTTGAAGTCCCTGTAAAGTAACTATCGACAAGATATTAAGTCTAAACCTAGATTCTTTAGAATCTGGGTTAGCTTTATTTTTTAAAGAACCCCTTCCCCCATTAATAAATGACAATGTCCTAAAAGCAGCCTTAGGCTGTCAATACAGACAAAAATATTTAGTAGATTATTATTTTCTGTATATAATTGCATTATTAAGATTTTTAAGCCAAAAGAGGTATGTGAATGAATCTAATCCATAGTATCAATGATTTTAATGAAGCCAAGCAAGTGATTCCCGGTGGTGTAAATTCGCCGGTGAGAGCTTTTGGTTCAGTAGGAGGAGTGCCACGATTTATTGCGCGTGGAGAGGGGGCTTATATCTATGATGAAGATGATAATGCTTATATTGATTTTGTGCAAAGCTGGGGACCTTTGATATTTGGGCATCGTGATAGTGAGATTGAGCTTGCTCTTTTAGAATCTGTCAAAGACGGGTTAAGCTTTGGCGCACCCACAGAGAAAGAAACAACCCTTGCAAAACAGATTATTTCAATGTATGAAGGCATCGAAAAAGTGCGACTTGTAAGCTCTGGCACTGAAGCGACAATGAGCGCGATTCGCCTCGCGAGGGCTTTTAGTGGCAAAGATGATATTATTAAGTTTGAGGGTTGTTATCATGGGCATTCGGATAGTTTGCTCGTGTCTGCTGGGAGCGGTTGCGCGACTTTTGGAGCACCAAGCTCGCCGGGTGTGCCAAAAGACCTCTCTAAACACACTCTTGTAGCACGATACAATGATATAGAATCTGTGAAAAAATGTTTTGAAGAAAGTCAAAATGTGGGTTGTGTGATCATCGAAGCATTGGCGGGAAATATGGGATTTGTCCCTGCAGACAAGGCATTCTTAACACAACTAAGAGATTTGTGCAATAAATATGATGCGCTTTTAATTATCGATGAGGTGATGAGCGGTTTTCGTGCTTCGCTTAAGGGTGCATTAGGTGTTTATGGAGTGGAAGCAGACTTAGTAACTTTTGGTAAGGTGATTGGTGGAGGAATGCCTCTTGCTGCATTTGGGGGCAAGGCGGATATAATGGATATGCTTTCTCCTGTGGGTGCAGTGTATCAAGCAGGAACATTGAGTGGGAATCCTATCGCCGTTTCTGCAGGACTCGCGTGTTTGTTAAAGCTCAAAGCGCAACCCGAAATTTATCAAAGACTAGATTCACTTGCAAAGCAGCTTACTCTTGGACTTAAAGAGATTGCGCAAAAATTTAAGATTCCTTTACAGGTCGATCATCGAGGCAGTATGTTTGGATTCTTTTTTAATGACAAAATAGTCAAAAACTTTGATGATGCCAAAAGAAGTGATACAGCAATGTTTGCCAAATTTCATCAAAAAATGCTAGAAAAGGGTGTGTATTTTGCATGTTCGCAATTTGAGACGGGCTTTATTTGCACACCGATGAATGAGGCATTGATTCAAGAAGTGCTTGAAAAAGCCGAACAAAGTTTTGATGAGATACTTTATGAGCAATAATTCTCAAGAACAAAAAGAATCACAAGATTCTCAAGATACACAGCCAAAATTTGCCAAAGTCGTTTCAGGCGCAAATGACTTGAGTGTAGGTATTTCAATCGTTGTAGCGGTGTTATTAGGTATCGGTATCGGCATTGGTTTGCAAAAACTCACTGGAATCCGTTGGCTTTTTTGGCTTGGTGTAGCTTGGGGGGTTGCAGCGGCGATTCTCAATCTTTACAAAGCCTACAAAAGACAACAGAGAGAAGCACAAGAGCTTGCAAATAATCCTCGCTACACCTATAAACCTCAAGATGATGACGATGATGAGGATTAGAGATTGTTAGTTATCGGTATGTGTGTGTTAATCGGGATAGCATTAGTGGGTGGTGCGATTAGCGCGTTGTTTGGTTTTGCATCTTTTGCGAGCTTTGAAGTAGCGTTTTTGGGCGTTGCATTTATCATTTTGAGCTCATTTTTATCGGTCTATCGTAAGGTGCAAAGTGAGCAGTCTTTAAGTAATGTAATGCCAGAAGATTCTAAAGCTGCAGAGATTAATAGTGAGAATCTAGCAGATTCTCACAATGAAAATGAAGACAATTCAAAAAAATCTCAAGGTGTTTCAAAATTTATCTTAGGCACACAAATTAGCTTTTCTTTCTTAAGAATCTTAGGCTATATTGCATTGACAGGTGGAATATGGTTTTTAATCAAAAATGCTTTGTTTAGTATGCAAAGTTTTTCGATTGGGCTTGTTTTAGCGATACTAAGTTTAGTGGGTCTTGGCGCATTGAAAATTTTAAAAATGGCAAATTTTAAGCTAGATTCTATACAATGGCGAATAAAAAAATGACGAAGGAGTAATATTATGGAACGATTTAAATTATTTGTAGATGAATACCAAAAGAGCCCTCAATATCGAGAACCTCTTGGTTTTGGTATCGCACGCGTAGAAATTGGCAAGAAGTCAAAAGAAATTTTAAGTGCGACTTATCCTGTGCTTAATTGGCAAGGTGAGAATCTTGGCACTTATGCGGTGCTTTGCGAAAGTGCGAAAGCAAGTGATAGTGTCATTTTAGAATCCGAAAATGAAGCGATTTATGGCGTCAATCAAGCATTTATCGAAAAAGCACTTGAAATTTATAGCCCATTCTTGAGTGAATCGCTCAAAGATGATCAAACGCACAAAAATATTCAAGTTATTCTTGAATTGCAAAAACAAGCTAAAAAAGGCAAGCTTAGGACAAAAGGCGGCAGGGCGCGGTATCATTTTTGCGTGATTTATCGTGATAAGAAATGTGAAAGTGTGCAATCTGCTTATCTTAAACTTCTCGCGCTTTCTTTGGGGAAAGCCCCTTTGCGTTCTTTGCAACTTGATGGAATTTTTGGTTTATTGCAAAATGTCGCTTGGAGTGGTAATAAACCCTATGAGTTGGAGTGGTTGCGTGAAAATGAGATTCGTTTAAAAATCGAAGGTAATTTCCCAGCGATTGATTTTGTGGATAAGTTTCCACGATATTTGATGCAGGTGATTCCACAATATGACAATATTCGCTTGTTAGATTCTGCAAAGACGCGTTTTGGTGCGTATTTAGGCACAGGTGGATACACGCAAATGCCCGGAGCAAGTTATGTGAATTTTAATGCCGGAGCGCAGGGGGCTTGTATGAATGAAGGGCGCATTAGCTCTAGCGTAGTCGTGGGTGAAGGCACAGATATTGGCGGTGGAGCAAGTATTTTAGGTGTGCTTAGTGGAGGGAATTCAGAGCCTATCACAATCGGCAAAAATTGTCTTTTGGGTGTGAATAGCTCGACAGGTATTAGTTTGGGTGATGGGTGTATTGTCGATGGTGGTATTGCTGTGCTTGCAGGCGGTGTGTTTTATATCAAACCCGAAGAAGCGCAAAAAATTGCTCAAATCAATGATACTTTTGTCATCAAAGAAAGTCATCTTTATAAGGGGCGTGAGCTTTCGGGTAAAAATGGCATTCATTTCCGATGTGATAGTCAAAGTGGCAAAATGATAGCTTTCAGGAGTGATCGCAAAATAGAGCTCAATCAAGATTTACATTGATTTGTGCTGTATTTGGTATTATTTTTGCTTTAGTCTGCAAAAATATTCTTAAATTCAGGAAGGCATAATGAAAAAAATATGGCTGTTGTCGGTTTCTTTGGTGATAGTAGTAAGTTTGGGATATAGCGAACCTCAAGATACTCAAGGAGCGACAATTCAAACAAGCCCTACAGAGAATGGATTCCAATCAGCTGCAAATGCTCCCGATTCTCTTCCTTTACCCCCTTTAGCAAATAATGATATGCCGAGTTTGCTAGGCTCGCAGCCTCTCACACCGGCTAATCAAATCGGAGGCGCACCCATTGAAGATATGCTTGAAGTCGTAAATGAATCCAATACTTCTTTAAAACTTGCTATGGATTTTGCAAAATCAGGTGATTATCAAAGCGCACTTGATCTTTTTGTGCGTTCTTGCGACCAAGGCAATGCAGCGGGTTGTTTTGGCTCGGGATTGATTTATATGTATGGGGCAAGTAGTGGTGTGCCTGACCCACAAAAGGCTGTCGATTTTTATTACAAAGCTTGCACGGGTGGAGATGCAGTCGCTTGTGCGAATCTAGCTATGGCTTATGATAATGGCGATGGAGTAAAAGAAGACAAAGCACAAGCCTCTCAATTGTATGTGGTAGCTTGTCAAGGCGGAGATTCTCTAGGTTGCACCAATGCAGGCTGGATGTATGCTAATGGCGTAGGAGTTAAAAAAGACTATCAAAAAGCATTGGCGTATTATAATAGCGCGTGTCAATTGGGAAGCGATTTGGGTTGTTATAATCTTGGATTGATGAGTAATACTTACAATGTCTATGGTATGACAAG carries:
- a CDS encoding AtpZ/AtpI family protein, whose translation is MSNNSQEQKESQDSQDTQPKFAKVVSGANDLSVGISIVVAVLLGIGIGIGLQKLTGIRWLFWLGVAWGVAAAILNLYKAYKRQQREAQELANNPRYTYKPQDDDDDED
- a CDS encoding YceI family protein, coding for MRKIIAGMVIFGAIASAATIDTSKAVVKWTAYKTPAKVAVTGTFDDVVFKFGTPNKIRSLESQLNNATATMDILKVNLNDEGKNETVKANFFEHFAKKDPIKVTFKDVIEGKDKGTILASVKMNGKTNKVPMSYTITKGLLVAQGVIDMGEFGLEKARASLQDAVLDLHEGITWSQVGIALEVPVK
- a CDS encoding tetratricopeptide repeat protein, which translates into the protein MKKIWLLSVSLVIVVSLGYSEPQDTQGATIQTSPTENGFQSAANAPDSLPLPPLANNDMPSLLGSQPLTPANQIGGAPIEDMLEVVNESNTSLKLAMDFAKSGDYQSALDLFVRSCDQGNAAGCFGSGLIYMYGASSGVPDPQKAVDFYYKACTGGDAVACANLAMAYDNGDGVKEDKAQASQLYVVACQGGDSLGCTNAGWMYANGVGVKKDYQKALAYYNSACQLGSDLGCYNLGLMSNTYNVYGMTRDKMSYVEMNYVACQQGDIVGCGNLGWMYATGSNGAEQSYYNAAKYFTLACDSGHIQSCNNLGVLYDGGLGVRQDKRKATELFGLACDYGIESGCHNFSLMRTRGTVSGGIRASGK
- a CDS encoding 2,3,4,5-tetrahydropyridine-2,6-carboxylate N-succinyltransferase — encoded protein: MMERFKLFVDEYQKSPQYREPLGFGIARVEIGKKSKEILSATYPVLNWQGENLGTYAVLCESAKASDSVILESENEAIYGVNQAFIEKALEIYSPFLSESLKDDQTHKNIQVILELQKQAKKGKLRTKGGRARYHFCVIYRDKKCESVQSAYLKLLALSLGKAPLRSLQLDGIFGLLQNVAWSGNKPYELEWLRENEIRLKIEGNFPAIDFVDKFPRYLMQVIPQYDNIRLLDSAKTRFGAYLGTGGYTQMPGASYVNFNAGAQGACMNEGRISSSVVVGEGTDIGGGASILGVLSGGNSEPITIGKNCLLGVNSSTGISLGDGCIVDGGIAVLAGGVFYIKPEEAQKIAQINDTFVIKESHLYKGRELSGKNGIHFRCDSQSGKMIAFRSDRKIELNQDLH
- a CDS encoding aspartate aminotransferase family protein codes for the protein MNPNLQTIEALDDTYVLHTYARSKVAFIRGQNATLYDTQGQDYIDFGAGIAVCSVGHANPRLAKVIADQAQNLLHTSNLYYIEPQARLAQKLIELYRQDSDFTDPMRAFFCNSGAEANECAIKIARLFGEKEGRYKIITLESSFHGRTIASLKATGQDKMHQHFGPYPDGFVRAKDIDDIIHCVDSQTCGVLIELIQGEGGISPMDKKKIQKLASELKARNILLMVDEVQSGIYRSGEIFASKLYGINPDIISTAKGLAGGVPIGAVITTLTDIFQAGDHGSTFGGNFLSAAAGIETLEILREIHESGALTHTIESFHQELDNLLQTFPHLFNHKVGIGLMCGLSAKNETLQKDIITAALKHRVLVLKSGKGVVRLLPALTISQEEIKEGFSRLHNALNTIQA
- a CDS encoding DUF2972 domain-containing protein, which encodes MSKGSQIHKRFGLKFAIAYKARKIKKKIASQVFYQSLQMPYLILHSQNPKSFKEKWRIYRTLRKYKILITHSKSLAFILKQDILQWLESKECKEQYLDTNHPYPPLLNPKNIDYLNIPAELAWEMNLPLPPYYDLIWLKLDGNGHNAYRKFMELCKINNVNQEWTTQDDKKTHYIPCYHALLTNPNAYNLISVHEYFTPSHAKFCALIDKKVPAICNVRDPIETFKHFLNHLDSWDCTPLTKRFNLTCHYKDLFPTLSYAACHTENPSSLFSSKVPLISSLYIYSHAGWQNQSISFYKRLEYLKNLTHIEYIDMSEISKDKAFDTWIRLANQFGFTPPKLEDKYIFEGRINNNTGEFMHFPVVLYAHPNDIEKTTEDLTSLSLKGGIEIVLTLKQRITQEQRESYQDITDFTFETPLSYREIRILIKNEELSTLKANAKLLTRIKEFLAGYIAAYHNELARIKAALITPQDILEYLKKDEHKNLRKEIKENLAKSLEDVQNKRPDIVESWKYYQEFVKICQKNLQ
- the hemL gene encoding glutamate-1-semialdehyde 2,1-aminomutase; translated protein: MNLIHSINDFNEAKQVIPGGVNSPVRAFGSVGGVPRFIARGEGAYIYDEDDNAYIDFVQSWGPLIFGHRDSEIELALLESVKDGLSFGAPTEKETTLAKQIISMYEGIEKVRLVSSGTEATMSAIRLARAFSGKDDIIKFEGCYHGHSDSLLVSAGSGCATFGAPSSPGVPKDLSKHTLVARYNDIESVKKCFEESQNVGCVIIEALAGNMGFVPADKAFLTQLRDLCNKYDALLIIDEVMSGFRASLKGALGVYGVEADLVTFGKVIGGGMPLAAFGGKADIMDMLSPVGAVYQAGTLSGNPIAVSAGLACLLKLKAQPEIYQRLDSLAKQLTLGLKEIAQKFKIPLQVDHRGSMFGFFFNDKIVKNFDDAKRSDTAMFAKFHQKMLEKGVYFACSQFETGFICTPMNEALIQEVLEKAEQSFDEILYEQ
- a CDS encoding SAM-dependent methyltransferase; translation: MGIISFGEFMQESLYGHTNKERESHILSSSQERQKGYYANPHRVGKQGDFYTSVSVSRFFGGAIAQYILSLLEDSHLTLPLTIVEIGADKGYLLSDIVQFLDALSLNVLPQCQFCTIEPFLTLQEAQHSHFNALKLSQKTTFKIHNHLDMLLDDPSIKQSSLIFVSNELFDSFKCEVITPTQMLCIQREKNQWHGIWNPIPQDIAQKAQDYNISSGVLPFWEDFIAHIATISQSYKIAYFLSFDYGYYDNAFGDARDVRFYASHQVENLDNFLKQNGDFQTLYQKADITYDVNLSLLDRFFKYHHFTRVFQDTQAQILIHKMRLFDLLESFKESMTSEQYIREINKVKTLILTMGERFKGFCYKIDT